Proteins encoded in a region of the Streptomyces sp. NBC_00513 genome:
- a CDS encoding winged helix-turn-helix transcriptional regulator, whose protein sequence is MESILRGVEAMVMGCMSERHDQHDVYAAQCPCREVLDLLANKWSALAIGAMGGGPQRFGALLRRLQGVSPKVLTSTLRRLEEKGFVDRTVYPAVPPHVEYELTALGHSVAEPLGQLRDWVEKHLDEIQGLQTA, encoded by the coding sequence GTGGAAAGCATACTGAGAGGAGTGGAAGCCATGGTCATGGGCTGCATGTCGGAGCGGCACGATCAACACGACGTGTACGCGGCGCAATGCCCGTGCCGCGAGGTGCTCGACCTTTTGGCCAACAAGTGGTCCGCACTGGCCATCGGAGCCATGGGAGGCGGGCCGCAGCGCTTCGGCGCACTGCTGCGCCGTCTTCAAGGCGTCAGTCCGAAGGTCCTGACCAGCACGCTGCGGCGTCTGGAGGAGAAGGGGTTCGTCGACCGGACCGTGTACCCGGCGGTGCCTCCGCACGTCGAGTATGAGCTCACGGCGCTCGGCCACAGCGTGGCGGAACCCTTGGGGCAGCTGCGGGACTGGGTCGAGAAGCATCTCGACGAGATCCAGGGCCTACAGACTGCCTAG